In a genomic window of Streptomyces sp. NBC_01231:
- a CDS encoding aliphatic sulfonate ABC transporter substrate-binding protein: protein MPAAPALRRTFAVIAALPLLTLAACGYGSQADKDDTAKVAAGAKKVDGLSSVKIGYFGNLTHATALVGFQKGFFQKELGATKVSPAIFNAGPSEIEALNSKSIDIGWIGPSPAINGYVKSNGKSLKIIGGSASGGVKLVVNPKKIKTLKDVKGKKIATPQLGNTQDVAFLNWIAEQGWKVDAQSGQGDVSVVRTDNKITPDAYKSGSIDGAWVPEPTASKLVAAGGKVLLDEASLWPDKKFVITNIIVRQDFLKEHPKAVEAVLKASVEANKWINANPDEAKAAANKRLETDSGKALSAEVIDPAWKSIQFTDDPLAATLNTEAEHAVKAGLLEKPDLKGIYDLTLLNKVLKADGESPVDAAGLGTS, encoded by the coding sequence GTGCCTGCTGCACCCGCTCTTCGCCGCACCTTCGCGGTCATAGCCGCGCTCCCTCTCCTGACGCTCGCCGCCTGCGGCTACGGCTCCCAGGCCGACAAGGACGACACAGCCAAGGTCGCCGCCGGGGCCAAGAAGGTCGACGGGCTCTCCTCCGTCAAGATCGGCTACTTCGGCAACCTGACCCACGCGACCGCGCTGGTGGGGTTCCAGAAGGGCTTCTTCCAGAAGGAGCTCGGCGCCACCAAGGTCTCGCCAGCCATCTTCAACGCCGGCCCGTCCGAGATCGAGGCGCTCAACTCCAAGTCCATCGACATCGGTTGGATCGGCCCCTCCCCGGCGATCAACGGGTACGTCAAGTCCAACGGCAAGAGCCTGAAGATCATCGGAGGTTCGGCGTCCGGCGGCGTGAAGCTGGTCGTCAACCCGAAGAAGATCAAGACCCTGAAGGACGTCAAGGGCAAGAAGATCGCCACCCCGCAGCTCGGCAACACGCAGGACGTGGCGTTCCTCAACTGGATCGCCGAGCAGGGTTGGAAGGTCGACGCGCAGAGCGGCCAGGGCGACGTCTCGGTGGTTCGCACCGACAACAAGATCACCCCTGACGCCTACAAGTCCGGTTCCATCGACGGCGCCTGGGTGCCGGAGCCGACCGCGTCGAAGCTGGTCGCGGCGGGTGGCAAGGTACTGCTCGACGAGGCGTCGCTGTGGCCCGACAAGAAGTTCGTGATCACGAACATCATCGTGCGGCAGGACTTCCTCAAGGAGCACCCGAAGGCCGTCGAGGCCGTGTTGAAGGCTTCCGTCGAGGCCAACAAGTGGATCAACGCCAACCCGGACGAAGCGAAGGCGGCGGCGAACAAGCGGCTGGAGACGGACTCGGGCAAGGCGCTGTCGGCTGAGGTCATCGACCCGGCGTGGAAGTCGATCCAGTTCACCGACGACCCGCTGGCCGCCACCCTCAACACCGAGGCGGAGCACGCGGTCAAGGCCGGTCTGCTGGAGAAGCCCGACCTGAAGGGCATCTACGACCTCACGCTCCTCAACAAGGTACTCAAGGCCGACGGCGAGTCCCCGGTCGACGCCGCCGGTCTCGGCACCAGCTGA
- a CDS encoding GTP-binding protein, which translates to MSTLTTEELSETTLLRFATAGSVDDGKSTLVGRLLHDSKSILTDQLEAVERASASRGQEAPDLALLTDGLRAEREQGITIDVAYRYFATPRRRFILADTPGHVQYTRNMVTGASTAELTVILVDARNGVVEQTRRHAAIAALLRVPHVVLAVNKMDLVDYQETVFAGIAEEFTAYATELGVPEVTAIPISALAGDNVVEPSANMDWYGGPTFLEHLESVPVAHDLSHCHARLPVQYVIRPQTSEHPDYRGYAGQIAAGSFRVGEQVTVLPSGSSTKISGIDLLGTPVDIAWTTQSVTLLLEDDIDISRGDLIVPSKDAPPTTQDIEATVCHVADAPLTVGHRVLLKHGTRTVKAIVKDIPSRLTLDDLSLHPHPGQLVANDIGRVKIRTAEPLPVDSYADSRRTGSFILIDPNDGTTLTAGMVGESFASPEPVKDAAEDDGWDF; encoded by the coding sequence ATGAGCACGCTCACGACCGAGGAACTCTCGGAAACCACGCTGCTGCGGTTCGCCACCGCCGGCTCCGTCGACGACGGCAAGTCCACCCTCGTCGGCCGCCTCCTGCACGACTCCAAGTCGATCCTCACCGACCAGCTGGAGGCCGTCGAGCGCGCCTCGGCGAGCCGGGGTCAGGAGGCCCCGGACCTCGCGCTGCTGACCGACGGCCTGCGGGCCGAGCGGGAGCAGGGCATCACCATCGACGTGGCCTACCGCTACTTCGCCACGCCCCGCCGCCGGTTCATCCTCGCCGACACCCCCGGGCATGTGCAGTACACCCGCAACATGGTCACCGGCGCGTCCACCGCCGAACTGACGGTGATCCTCGTCGACGCCCGCAACGGCGTCGTCGAACAGACCCGCCGGCACGCCGCGATCGCCGCCCTGCTGCGCGTCCCGCACGTGGTCCTCGCCGTCAACAAGATGGACCTGGTCGACTACCAGGAGACCGTGTTCGCGGGTATCGCCGAGGAGTTCACGGCATACGCGACCGAGCTGGGCGTCCCCGAGGTCACCGCCATCCCGATCTCGGCGCTCGCCGGTGACAACGTGGTGGAACCGTCGGCGAACATGGACTGGTACGGCGGGCCGACGTTCCTGGAGCACCTGGAGTCCGTGCCGGTCGCCCACGACCTCAGCCACTGCCACGCCCGGCTGCCCGTGCAGTACGTGATCCGGCCGCAGACCTCCGAACACCCCGACTACCGGGGGTACGCGGGCCAGATCGCCGCCGGTTCCTTCCGCGTCGGGGAGCAGGTCACGGTGCTGCCGTCCGGCAGCTCGACGAAGATCTCCGGCATCGACCTGCTCGGCACGCCGGTCGACATCGCCTGGACCACCCAGTCGGTGACCCTCCTGCTGGAGGACGACATCGACATCTCGCGCGGCGACCTGATCGTGCCCAGCAAGGACGCGCCGCCGACCACCCAGGACATCGAGGCGACCGTCTGCCATGTCGCCGACGCGCCCCTGACCGTCGGCCACCGGGTGCTGCTCAAGCACGGCACCCGCACGGTGAAGGCGATCGTCAAGGACATCCCGTCCCGGCTCACGCTCGACGACCTGTCCCTGCACCCGCACCCGGGACAGCTCGTCGCCAACGACATCGGCCGGGTGAAGATCCGTACCGCCGAGCCGCTGCCGGTCGACTCCTACGCGGACTCGCGGCGCACCGGCTCGTTCATCCTGATCGACCCGAACGACGGCACCACCCTGACCGCCGGCATGGTCGGCGAGTCGTTCGCGTCCCCGGAGCCCGTCAAGGACGCGGCCGAGGACGACGGGTGGGACTTCTGA
- the cysD gene encoding sulfate adenylyltransferase subunit CysD, with amino-acid sequence MTTTAAEVEEGTDTPYELSHLDALESEAVHIFREVAGEFERPVVLFSGGKDSIVMLHLALKAFAPAAVPFSLLHVDTGHNFPEVLEYRDRTVEKHGLRLHVASVQDYIDRGVLKERPDGTRNPLQTLPLTEKIQAEKFDAVFGGGRRDEEKARAKERVFSLRDEFSQWDPRRQRPELWNLYNGRHAPGEHVRVFPLSNWTELDVWQYIAREGIELPEIYFAHEREVFRRAGMWLTAGEWGGPKDTETVEKRQVRYRTVGDMSCTGAVDSDATTLDAVITEIAASRLTERGATRADDKMSEAAMEDRKREGYF; translated from the coding sequence ATGACGACGACCGCAGCCGAGGTCGAGGAGGGTACGGACACCCCGTACGAACTGTCGCACCTGGACGCGTTGGAGTCCGAGGCGGTGCACATCTTCCGCGAGGTGGCGGGCGAGTTCGAGCGGCCGGTGGTCCTGTTCTCCGGCGGCAAGGACTCCATCGTCATGCTGCACCTCGCGCTGAAGGCGTTCGCTCCCGCGGCGGTCCCCTTCTCGCTGTTGCACGTGGACACCGGGCACAACTTCCCCGAGGTGCTGGAGTACCGGGACCGCACGGTCGAGAAGCACGGTCTGCGGCTGCATGTCGCGTCCGTGCAGGACTACATCGACCGGGGTGTCCTCAAGGAGCGCCCGGACGGCACCCGTAACCCGCTGCAGACGCTTCCGCTGACGGAGAAGATCCAGGCGGAGAAGTTCGACGCGGTGTTCGGCGGCGGTCGCCGTGACGAGGAGAAGGCCCGCGCCAAGGAGCGGGTCTTCTCGCTGCGGGACGAGTTCTCGCAGTGGGACCCGCGCCGCCAGCGGCCCGAACTGTGGAACCTGTACAACGGACGGCACGCTCCCGGCGAGCACGTCCGGGTGTTCCCGCTGTCCAACTGGACCGAACTCGACGTGTGGCAGTACATCGCCCGCGAGGGCATCGAACTGCCGGAGATCTACTTCGCCCACGAGCGCGAGGTGTTCCGGCGGGCCGGCATGTGGCTGACGGCCGGCGAGTGGGGCGGCCCGAAGGACACCGAGACCGTCGAGAAGCGGCAGGTCCGCTACCGCACGGTCGGCGACATGTCCTGCACCGGCGCCGTCGACTCCGACGCCACCACGCTGGACGCCGTGATCACCGAGATCGCCGCCTCCCGGCTCACCGAACGCGGCGCCACCCGCGCCGACGACAAGATGTCCGAGGCCGCGATGGAAGACCGCAAGCGCGAGGGGTACTTCTAA
- the cysC gene encoding adenylyl-sulfate kinase, which translates to MTTVLSTNQENQVTTGATVWLTGLPSAGKTTIAYELAGRLRAAGHLVEVLDGDEIREFISAGLGFSREDRHTNVQRIGFVAELLARNGVKVLVPVIAPYADSREAVRKRHQDGGAAYVEVHVATPVDVCSERDVKGLYAKQAAGELTGLTGVDDPYEEPVSPDLRIESQHQTVQESAAALHALLTERGLA; encoded by the coding sequence ATGACCACTGTGCTGTCGACGAATCAGGAGAACCAAGTGACGACCGGAGCCACCGTCTGGCTCACGGGTCTGCCGAGTGCCGGCAAGACCACCATCGCGTACGAGCTGGCGGGCCGGCTCCGCGCGGCAGGCCACCTCGTCGAGGTGCTCGACGGCGACGAGATCCGCGAGTTCATCTCGGCGGGTCTTGGCTTCTCCCGCGAGGACCGGCACACCAACGTGCAGCGCATCGGCTTCGTCGCCGAACTGCTGGCCCGCAACGGTGTCAAGGTGCTGGTCCCGGTGATCGCGCCGTACGCCGACAGCCGCGAGGCGGTGCGCAAGCGCCACCAGGACGGCGGGGCCGCGTACGTCGAGGTGCATGTGGCGACCCCGGTCGACGTGTGCAGCGAGCGGGACGTCAAGGGCCTGTACGCCAAGCAGGCGGCGGGCGAACTGACCGGGCTCACCGGGGTCGACGACCCGTACGAGGAGCCCGTCTCGCCCGATCTGCGCATCGAGTCGCAGCACCAGACCGTCCAGGAGTCCGCGGCCGCGCTCCACGCGCTGCTCACCGAGAGGGGACTGGCATGA
- a CDS encoding phosphoadenylyl-sulfate reductase, whose protein sequence is MTTAQEARTTEELKALAEQAGRDLENADALEILQWAVDTFGARFCVTSSMEDAVVAHLASRVRKGVDVVFLDTGYHFPETIGTRDAVEAVMDVNVITLTPRQTVAEQDAEFGPRLHDRDPDLCCKMRKVQPLEEGLKEYAAWATGLRRDESPTRANTPVVGWDEKRQKVKISPIARWTQDDVDAYVTEHGVLTNPLLMDGYASVGCAPCTRRVLEGEDARAGRWAGRNKTECGLHG, encoded by the coding sequence ATGACAACGGCTCAGGAAGCCCGTACGACCGAGGAGTTGAAGGCGCTCGCCGAGCAGGCGGGCCGTGACCTGGAGAACGCCGACGCGCTGGAGATCCTCCAGTGGGCGGTCGACACCTTCGGAGCGCGCTTCTGCGTGACCTCCTCGATGGAGGACGCGGTGGTCGCCCACCTCGCGTCCCGGGTGAGGAAGGGCGTGGACGTCGTCTTCCTCGACACCGGCTACCACTTCCCGGAGACCATCGGCACCCGGGACGCGGTGGAGGCCGTGATGGACGTCAACGTCATCACGCTGACGCCGCGGCAGACGGTCGCCGAGCAGGACGCGGAGTTCGGCCCCAGGCTGCACGACCGCGACCCCGACCTGTGCTGCAAGATGCGCAAGGTCCAGCCGCTCGAGGAAGGCCTCAAGGAGTACGCGGCCTGGGCGACCGGGCTGCGCCGCGACGAGTCCCCCACCCGGGCGAACACCCCGGTCGTCGGCTGGGACGAGAAGCGCCAGAAGGTCAAGATCTCCCCGATCGCCCGCTGGACCCAGGACGACGTGGACGCGTACGTCACCGAGCACGGTGTCCTCACCAACCCGCTGCTGATGGACGGCTACGCCTCCGTCGGCTGCGCACCCTGCACCCGCCGCGTCCTGGAGGGCGAGGACGCCCGCGCCGGCCGCTGGGCGGGCCGCAACAAGACCGAGTGCGGGCTGCACGGATGA
- a CDS encoding nitrite/sulfite reductase: MAATPQNPAAATPRRKVSRHRGEGQWAAGHHTPLNGNEQFKKDDDGLNVRTRIETIYSKRGFDSIDPNDLRGRMRWWGLYTQRKPGIDGGKTAILEPEELDDKYFMLRVRIDGGRLTTRQLQVIGEISQEFARGTADITDRQNIQLHWIRIEDVPEIWNRLEAVGLSTTEACGDTPRVILGSPVAGIAEDEIIDGTWAIDEIHSRFIGSTEFSNLPRKFKTAISGSPLLDVAHEINDVAFVGVEHPEHGPGFDLWVGGGLSTNPKIGVRLGAWVPLDEVPDVWAGVIGIFRDYGYRRLRTRARLKFLVADWGPEKFRQVLQDEYLKRALVDGPAPAAPVERWRDHVGVHRQQDGRFYVGFAPRVGRVDGATLTKIAELAEAHGSGRVRTTVEQKMIVLDVEEAQVESLVEALQALDLTAKPSAFRRGTMACTGIEYCKLAIVETKQRGSALIDELERRIPEFDEPITININGCPNACARIQVADIGLKGQLVLDKDGNQVEGYQVHLGGALGLEAGFGRKVRGLKVTSDELPDYVERVLKRFQDEREDGERFATWATRASEEALS, encoded by the coding sequence ATGGCCGCCACCCCGCAGAATCCTGCTGCCGCGACTCCCCGCCGCAAGGTGAGCCGTCACCGCGGTGAGGGTCAGTGGGCCGCGGGGCACCACACCCCGCTCAACGGCAACGAGCAGTTCAAGAAGGACGACGACGGTCTCAATGTGCGGACACGCATTGAGACGATTTACTCCAAGCGCGGATTCGACTCGATCGACCCCAACGACCTGCGCGGCCGGATGCGCTGGTGGGGTCTGTACACCCAGCGCAAGCCCGGGATCGACGGCGGCAAGACCGCGATCCTGGAGCCGGAGGAGCTGGACGACAAGTACTTCATGCTGCGCGTCCGTATCGACGGCGGCCGGCTGACCACCCGCCAGCTGCAGGTCATCGGCGAGATCTCGCAGGAGTTCGCGCGCGGCACCGCCGACATCACCGACCGGCAGAACATCCAGCTGCACTGGATCCGGATCGAGGACGTGCCCGAGATCTGGAACCGCCTGGAGGCGGTCGGCCTGTCCACCACCGAGGCCTGCGGTGACACGCCCCGCGTGATCCTCGGCTCGCCCGTCGCCGGTATCGCCGAGGACGAGATCATCGACGGCACCTGGGCCATCGACGAGATCCACAGCCGGTTCATCGGCAGCACCGAATTCTCCAACCTGCCCCGCAAGTTCAAGACCGCGATCTCCGGCTCCCCGCTCCTGGACGTCGCCCACGAGATCAACGACGTGGCGTTCGTCGGAGTCGAGCACCCCGAGCACGGCCCCGGCTTCGACCTGTGGGTCGGCGGCGGCCTGTCCACCAACCCGAAGATCGGCGTCCGGCTCGGAGCCTGGGTTCCGCTGGACGAGGTCCCGGACGTCTGGGCGGGCGTGATCGGCATCTTCCGCGACTACGGCTACCGGCGCCTGCGCACCCGCGCCCGGCTGAAGTTCCTGGTCGCCGACTGGGGCCCGGAGAAGTTCCGCCAGGTCCTTCAGGACGAGTACCTCAAGCGCGCGCTCGTCGACGGCCCCGCGCCCGCCGCGCCCGTGGAGCGCTGGCGCGACCACGTCGGCGTGCACCGGCAGCAGGACGGGCGTTTCTACGTCGGCTTCGCCCCGCGGGTGGGCCGCGTGGACGGCGCGACGCTCACGAAGATCGCGGAGCTCGCCGAGGCCCACGGCTCGGGCCGGGTCCGTACCACCGTAGAGCAGAAGATGATCGTGCTCGATGTCGAGGAGGCGCAGGTCGAGTCGCTGGTCGAAGCCCTCCAGGCCCTCGACCTGACCGCCAAGCCCTCCGCGTTCCGGCGCGGCACCATGGCCTGCACCGGCATCGAGTACTGCAAGCTCGCCATCGTCGAGACCAAGCAGCGGGGCTCCGCGCTGATCGACGAACTGGAACGCCGCATCCCGGAGTTCGACGAGCCGATCACCATCAACATCAACGGCTGCCCGAACGCCTGCGCCCGTATCCAGGTGGCGGACATCGGTCTCAAGGGCCAGCTGGTCCTCGACAAGGACGGCAACCAGGTCGAGGGCTACCAGGTGCACCTGGGCGGCGCGCTCGGTCTGGAGGCCGGCTTCGGCCGCAAGGTGCGCGGCCTGAAGGTCACCTCGGACGAGCTGCCCGACTACGTCGAGCGCGTCCTCAAGCGCTTCCAGGACGAGCGCGAGGACGGCGAGCGCTTCGCCACCTGGGCCACCCGCGCATCCGAGGAGGCCCTCTCATGA
- a CDS encoding GNAT family N-acetyltransferase, translated as MTNIPVTTWSLEQTSPTDLLPAAAPEGDVRIVRSEVPSSEFSRFLYASVGGDIRWIDRLGWTYARWQEHLDRSGVETWVAYDRGTPAGYVELDAQDDGVVEIAYFGLIPAFRGRRIGGHLLSYGVARAWDLADRQPGVPPTKRVWLHTCTLDGEHAMDNYLRRGFKLFDTRVEEQPQVTAPGPWPGAYPA; from the coding sequence ATGACCAACATCCCCGTGACCACCTGGTCCCTGGAGCAGACCTCCCCGACCGACCTCCTGCCGGCCGCCGCGCCGGAGGGGGACGTGCGGATCGTGCGCTCCGAGGTCCCCTCCTCCGAGTTCAGCCGCTTCCTGTACGCGTCCGTCGGCGGGGACATCCGGTGGATCGACCGGCTGGGCTGGACGTACGCCCGGTGGCAGGAGCACCTGGACCGGTCGGGCGTGGAGACGTGGGTGGCCTACGACCGGGGGACGCCCGCCGGGTACGTGGAGCTGGACGCGCAGGACGACGGGGTCGTGGAGATCGCCTACTTCGGCCTGATCCCGGCCTTCCGCGGCCGACGGATCGGCGGGCACCTGCTGTCGTACGGGGTCGCCCGCGCCTGGGACCTCGCGGACCGTCAGCCCGGGGTGCCGCCGACCAAGCGGGTGTGGCTGCACACCTGCACCCTGGACGGCGAGCACGCGATGGACAACTATCTTCGGCGCGGCTTCAAGCTCTTCGACACCAGGGTCGAGGAGCAGCCCCAGGTGACCGCACCCGGCCCCTGGCCTGGCGCTTACCCTGCCTGA
- a CDS encoding GAF domain-containing protein, which translates to MALSPTDVTRLAVVDSARAARVLREVRSARLSGQRAPVAPRPVIEQSWGRMLRGGVDPDHDFRTGLLSHEEVRRRRETTALRHVLPVLREGLLSVADVAHHIMVIADDEGRVLWREGSSPVLHKADGLGFALGADWREDVVGTNGVGTPAVVRRPVQVFASEHFVRSHAAWTCAGAPITDPRDGRLIGVVDVSGPLETMHPATLAWVDSVAKLAESRLRELHLASLERLRAVGAPVLAGLDGRAVVVDRDGWTATVTGMPYTNRVPLPKSLSPGRRWLPSLGLCALEPLAGGWLVRVAEEPVPGGITRIVLDLALPRRCSVTVSGCAGSWSHELTPRHAELLYLLARHRSGRSAAGLAEDMFGDPARTVTVRAEMSRVRRYLGGLLEHRPYRFGEDAEVEVLLPADPRDLLPHSTAPAVVTARATEPVRTRPRADPNGTSSGPERDVEPPHAVATT; encoded by the coding sequence GTGGCGCTCTCGCCGACCGACGTGACACGGCTCGCCGTCGTGGACTCGGCGCGGGCGGCCCGGGTACTCCGCGAGGTCCGCTCCGCCAGGCTGTCCGGGCAACGCGCGCCCGTCGCGCCGCGCCCGGTGATCGAGCAGTCCTGGGGACGGATGCTGCGCGGCGGGGTCGATCCCGACCACGACTTCAGAACGGGGCTGCTGTCCCACGAGGAGGTGCGGCGGCGCCGGGAGACGACTGCCCTGCGGCATGTGCTGCCGGTGCTGCGGGAGGGGTTGTTGTCGGTCGCGGACGTCGCCCACCACATCATGGTGATCGCCGACGACGAGGGCCGGGTGCTGTGGCGCGAGGGCAGTTCGCCCGTGCTGCACAAGGCCGACGGGCTCGGCTTCGCTCTCGGCGCCGACTGGCGGGAGGACGTCGTCGGCACCAACGGCGTGGGTACTCCGGCCGTCGTACGGCGTCCCGTGCAGGTCTTCGCCTCCGAGCACTTCGTGCGCTCGCACGCCGCCTGGACCTGCGCGGGCGCCCCGATCACCGATCCGCGGGACGGGCGGCTGATCGGCGTGGTGGACGTCAGCGGACCGCTGGAGACCATGCACCCGGCCACGCTCGCCTGGGTGGACTCGGTGGCCAAGCTCGCCGAGTCGAGGCTGCGGGAGCTGCACCTGGCCTCGCTGGAGCGGCTGCGCGCGGTGGGCGCCCCGGTGCTGGCGGGGCTCGACGGGCGGGCCGTGGTGGTGGACCGGGACGGCTGGACCGCGACGGTGACCGGGATGCCGTACACGAACCGGGTGCCGCTGCCCAAGTCGCTGTCGCCGGGCCGCCGGTGGCTGCCGTCGCTCGGGCTGTGCGCGCTGGAGCCGTTGGCGGGCGGCTGGCTGGTCCGGGTCGCCGAGGAGCCGGTGCCCGGCGGCATCACCCGGATCGTGCTGGACCTGGCGCTGCCCCGGCGCTGTTCGGTGACCGTGTCGGGCTGCGCGGGCTCGTGGAGCCACGAACTGACACCCCGGCACGCCGAGTTGCTGTACCTGCTGGCCCGGCACCGGAGCGGCCGCAGTGCGGCGGGCCTGGCCGAGGACATGTTCGGCGACCCGGCCCGTACGGTGACCGTGCGCGCCGAGATGTCCCGGGTACGGCGCTATCTCGGGGGGCTGCTGGAGCACCGGCCGTACCGATTCGGCGAGGACGCGGAGGTCGAGGTGCTCCTGCCCGCCGACCCACGCGACCTGTTGCCGCACTCGACGGCTCCGGCGGTGGTGACCGCGCGCGCCACGGAGCCGGTCCGCACGAGACCCCGGGCCGACCCGAACGGAACGTCGAGCGGACCCGAACGGGACGTCGAGCCGCCGCACGCCGTCGCGACAACCTGA
- a CDS encoding acyl-CoA dehydrogenase family protein — MAGSTHTVTNQPPPLVGYDVFTADRTLTEAVERHTDPDLLDEVHGELAALGRASGSAQAQEWGTQANENPPRLRTHDRYGHRLDEVDFHPAWHRLLGKGVSAGLTAAWTRPGGHVRRAAAFLVWTQVDAGNLCPLSMTHAAVPALRTDPALAAEWEPRLTSMVYDRELRPAPLKAGALFGMGMTEKQGGSDVRANTTAATPLAEDGTYELTGHKWFCSAPMSDGFLVLAQAPEGLTCFLVPRVLADGDRNVFMIQRLKDKLGNRSNASAEVEFDGTWARRVGEEGRGVRTIIEMVAATRLDCVLGSAGLMRQAVAQAVHHCTYREAFGDPLADQPLMRNVLADLALESEAATTLALRLAAAYDDGGEQERALLRIAVPAAKYWVTKRCPPVAVEAAECLGGSGYVEESGLPRLVRESPLNSIWEGAGNVQALDVVRALQREPQALNAYLMEVGKARGADHRLDAAVKDLLTELGDLEGVEGRARRLAERLALVLQGSLLVRYAPSEVADAFCAGRLGGDGGAAFGTLPSTLDLASVVERARPES; from the coding sequence ATGGCAGGCAGCACCCACACCGTGACCAATCAGCCTCCGCCGCTGGTCGGATACGACGTCTTCACCGCCGACCGCACCCTGACGGAGGCGGTGGAGCGGCACACCGACCCCGATCTGCTCGACGAGGTGCACGGCGAGCTGGCGGCGCTCGGCCGGGCCTCCGGTTCGGCACAGGCGCAGGAGTGGGGGACGCAGGCGAACGAGAACCCGCCGCGGCTGCGCACCCACGACCGCTACGGCCACCGTCTCGACGAGGTCGACTTCCATCCCGCCTGGCACCGACTGCTCGGCAAGGGCGTCTCGGCGGGCCTGACCGCGGCCTGGACACGGCCCGGCGGGCATGTCCGGCGGGCCGCAGCGTTCCTGGTGTGGACGCAGGTCGACGCCGGCAATCTCTGTCCCCTGTCCATGACCCACGCCGCGGTGCCCGCCCTGCGCACCGACCCCGCGCTCGCCGCGGAGTGGGAGCCGCGGCTGACGTCCATGGTCTACGACCGCGAGCTGCGACCGGCCCCGCTCAAGGCCGGGGCGCTGTTCGGAATGGGCATGACGGAGAAGCAGGGCGGCAGCGACGTACGCGCCAACACGACGGCCGCCACCCCCCTCGCGGAGGACGGTACCTACGAGCTGACCGGCCACAAGTGGTTCTGCTCGGCGCCGATGTCGGACGGGTTCCTGGTGCTGGCGCAGGCACCGGAGGGGCTCACCTGCTTCCTGGTGCCGCGCGTGCTGGCGGACGGCGACCGCAACGTGTTCATGATCCAGCGCCTCAAGGACAAGTTGGGCAACCGGTCCAACGCCTCCGCGGAGGTCGAGTTCGACGGGACCTGGGCGCGCCGGGTCGGCGAGGAGGGACGGGGGGTACGCACCATCATCGAGATGGTGGCCGCGACCCGCCTCGACTGTGTGCTGGGGTCGGCGGGCCTGATGCGGCAGGCCGTGGCGCAGGCCGTCCACCACTGCACGTACCGCGAGGCGTTCGGCGACCCGCTCGCCGACCAGCCGCTGATGCGCAACGTGCTGGCCGACCTGGCCCTGGAGTCCGAGGCGGCGACCACCCTCGCACTGCGGCTCGCGGCGGCCTACGACGACGGTGGCGAGCAGGAGCGGGCGCTGCTCAGGATCGCGGTGCCGGCCGCCAAGTACTGGGTGACCAAGCGGTGCCCGCCGGTGGCGGTCGAGGCCGCCGAGTGCCTGGGCGGCAGCGGTTACGTCGAGGAGTCCGGTCTGCCCCGGCTGGTGCGCGAGTCGCCGCTCAACTCGATCTGGGAGGGCGCCGGGAACGTCCAGGCGCTGGACGTGGTGCGGGCTCTGCAGCGGGAGCCGCAGGCCCTGAACGCCTACCTCATGGAGGTCGGCAAGGCGCGCGGCGCCGATCACCGTCTGGACGCGGCGGTCAAGGACCTGCTGACCGAACTCGGCGATCTGGAGGGCGTCGAGGGACGGGCGCGGCGACTGGCTGAAAGGCTGGCGCTGGTGCTCCAGGGCTCGCTGCTGGTGCGGTACGCGCCGTCGGAGGTCGCCGACGCGTTCTGCGCGGGCCGCCTGGGCGGCGACGGCGGCGCGGCCTTCGGCACCCTGCCCAGCACCCTGGACCTGGCGTCCGTGGTGGAACGGGCACGGCCGGAGTCCTGA